One window of the Sphaerochaeta associata genome contains the following:
- a CDS encoding MATE family efflux transporter translates to MRTNLATDALPSLLAKLTIPSLIALLASSLYSITDSIFLGRAVGELALAGLGYASPVQLFLVAFAQMFGAGSASLISRALGKQDEKRAGSAFSAAFIALMLTVCSLALLFFLAPSLLLKGDNPAVKGQALSYLVVLLPFTPFFCASTFFAAILRSEGKAGKALLLLLLGNGVNIVLDALFILKFGWGIKGAALATALGHTGACIYACSLLMNKKLLLRPHKPAFPLLKEIVPLGLPSLVRQLGTTLIIATVNALLIKTAGQAALASYTIINQLTMLAYLPLSALVMGFSPIAGFSYGAGNSRRLASLIKLSLLWQIGIAMVLLGVFQVFTRPVTVLFSSDETLIASTIPLVRIVLATIPLIGIQSLGAAYFQSIGKSLQSLLLWTSRQFLLLLPLLLICSYLFGPKGLWFAFPLSDVLAGVLTLVLLNREKKHDFSFPK, encoded by the coding sequence ATGCGTACAAACCTTGCCACCGATGCACTGCCTTCCTTGCTTGCCAAGCTGACCATACCGTCGCTTATCGCGTTGCTGGCCAGTTCGCTGTACAGCATCACCGACAGCATTTTCCTAGGAAGGGCGGTGGGAGAACTGGCTCTTGCCGGCCTGGGTTATGCATCCCCTGTCCAACTGTTTCTGGTTGCGTTCGCCCAAATGTTCGGAGCAGGCTCGGCATCTCTGATCAGCCGGGCTTTGGGAAAGCAGGACGAAAAAAGAGCCGGGTCGGCATTCAGCGCTGCCTTCATAGCCCTTATGCTGACCGTTTGCAGTCTGGCCCTTCTCTTTTTCCTGGCACCTTCATTGCTTCTGAAAGGTGACAACCCTGCCGTCAAGGGACAGGCTCTCTCGTATTTGGTTGTCCTGTTGCCCTTCACCCCGTTCTTTTGTGCTTCCACGTTCTTTGCCGCGATTCTGCGCTCCGAAGGAAAGGCAGGGAAAGCCCTGCTGCTTCTCTTGCTGGGTAATGGCGTGAACATAGTCCTGGACGCCCTTTTCATCCTGAAGTTCGGCTGGGGTATCAAGGGAGCGGCGCTGGCAACCGCCCTCGGCCATACAGGTGCATGCATCTATGCATGCTCGCTGCTGATGAATAAGAAATTGCTGCTTCGGCCGCACAAGCCTGCATTCCCACTTCTCAAGGAGATTGTTCCCCTCGGCCTTCCCTCCTTGGTCCGTCAGCTGGGAACCACGCTCATCATCGCCACCGTCAATGCCTTGCTGATCAAGACTGCAGGGCAGGCGGCTTTGGCTTCATACACGATCATCAACCAGCTGACCATGCTCGCCTACCTGCCCCTTTCCGCCTTGGTGATGGGCTTCTCCCCCATTGCAGGCTTCAGCTATGGAGCAGGGAATAGTAGGAGGCTCGCTTCTTTGATCAAGCTCTCCCTTCTGTGGCAGATAGGTATCGCAATGGTGCTGCTCGGCGTCTTCCAAGTGTTCACCCGTCCGGTGACAGTGCTCTTCAGCAGTGATGAAACTCTCATCGCCTCAACCATCCCCTTGGTTCGCATCGTGCTGGCAACCATTCCCCTCATCGGAATCCAGAGCCTGGGAGCAGCATACTTTCAGAGTATCGGCAAGAGTTTGCAGTCGTTGCTGCTGTGGACCAGCAGGCAGTTCCTTCTGCTGTTACCTCTGCTTCTCATATGCTCTTACTTGTTTGGCCCCAAGGGCCTGTGGTTCGCCTTTCCTCTCTCGGATGTGCTGGCCGGAGTGCTGACGCTTGTGCTTCTCAATCGAGAGAAAAAACACGATTTCTCGTTTCCGAAGTAG
- the budA gene encoding acetolactate decarboxylase, translated as MHHSIRRIRMFTLIGLLVLLFLLAGCRSLDTQSGRLTQISLLNALLLGEYDGFVSVEEVKTMGDTGIGTFDTLDGEMIMLDTVVYQAKADGTVLQASDSMLVPFAMATHFSPTIDERKVSSLEGIETLKMNMDEVIGATTNDFNRFYAATLTGFFKFIRVRSVPAQEKPYQRLSVVAAQQKEYMYENLEGTIVAMRCPPYVEGINMSGWHLHFLSSDRSKGGHLLEVDIERALLGIGDMRTYHLILPDSESFASLDITHDLSRETQSIEGMRK; from the coding sequence ATGCATCATTCTATTCGACGTATACGTATGTTCACTCTGATCGGTCTTTTAGTATTACTGTTCCTGCTCGCAGGATGCAGATCCCTCGATACGCAGAGTGGCCGGCTCACCCAGATTTCACTGCTCAATGCACTGTTGCTCGGAGAGTACGATGGATTTGTGAGCGTTGAAGAGGTGAAGACCATGGGGGACACCGGAATCGGGACCTTCGATACCCTGGACGGGGAGATGATCATGCTGGACACAGTGGTCTACCAGGCCAAAGCCGATGGTACGGTACTGCAGGCCTCCGATTCAATGCTTGTCCCCTTTGCCATGGCAACCCACTTTTCGCCTACCATTGATGAGCGAAAAGTCTCTTCGCTGGAGGGAATCGAGACTCTCAAAATGAATATGGATGAGGTCATTGGAGCAACAACCAATGACTTCAACCGGTTTTATGCAGCTACACTGACAGGCTTTTTCAAATTCATACGGGTACGAAGTGTTCCAGCCCAAGAAAAACCCTATCAACGACTTTCGGTGGTAGCCGCGCAGCAGAAAGAGTATATGTATGAGAATCTTGAGGGCACCATCGTAGCGATGCGCTGCCCGCCATACGTAGAAGGCATCAACATGAGCGGCTGGCATCTCCATTTCCTCTCGTCCGACAGGAGCAAGGGAGGTCATCTGCTTGAGGTGGACATTGAAAGGGCTCTTCTGGGAATTGGAGACATGCGGACTTATCACCTCATCCTCCCAGACAGTGAGAGTTTTGCCTCCCTGGACATCACCCATGATTTATCCCGGGAGACACAATCCATTGAAGGAATGCGCAAGTAG
- a CDS encoding sialic acid TRAP transporter substrate-binding protein SiaP, with the protein MKKVIVTLLLAALVLPMAFAQASTEVKPVELVYTMTAVPTDAHAGAMRVFKETVERVSNGQIKVLTYDSASLFKQEQEVSAVKSGQADMTATAASWLTDGSPWVSMFTAGYIFKSYDHMTSVLNGPIGAEVFDRIAKEQGIRPLGAQYLGTRQLNLVADKEIKTPADLKGVNLRMPNSDSWIFLGKALGANPTPISFSELYMALQTKTVDGQDNPLPSTKNAKFYEVTKSITITNHLVDSVWPAINEAKWQSLTEQQKAWVMEGVKAGIEYCDSTNLKAEAELVEFFKNAGLKVYNADLNAFADHVLAQYLASPYAQKWDKAMFDKVVAAGK; encoded by the coding sequence ATGAAGAAAGTAATCGTCACCCTGTTGCTGGCAGCCCTGGTACTTCCCATGGCATTCGCCCAAGCTTCAACTGAAGTCAAGCCCGTTGAATTGGTCTATACCATGACCGCAGTCCCCACCGATGCACACGCCGGTGCCATGCGCGTCTTCAAGGAAACCGTCGAACGCGTTTCCAATGGACAGATCAAGGTTCTTACCTACGATTCGGCATCCTTGTTCAAGCAGGAGCAGGAAGTATCGGCGGTCAAGAGCGGCCAGGCCGACATGACCGCCACTGCAGCTTCGTGGCTGACCGATGGAAGCCCCTGGGTATCCATGTTTACCGCAGGCTACATCTTCAAGAGCTACGACCACATGACCAGCGTACTCAACGGCCCCATCGGCGCTGAGGTGTTCGACCGCATCGCCAAGGAGCAGGGAATCCGCCCCCTCGGTGCACAATACCTTGGAACCCGCCAGCTCAACCTGGTTGCAGACAAGGAAATCAAGACCCCGGCTGACCTTAAGGGTGTGAACCTGAGAATGCCGAACTCCGACTCCTGGATTTTCCTGGGCAAGGCTCTGGGAGCCAACCCGACCCCGATCTCCTTCAGCGAACTGTATATGGCACTGCAGACCAAGACCGTCGACGGCCAGGACAATCCGCTTCCATCCACCAAGAACGCAAAGTTCTATGAAGTAACCAAATCCATCACCATCACCAACCATCTGGTTGACTCGGTATGGCCCGCCATCAACGAAGCAAAATGGCAGTCCCTTACCGAACAACAGAAGGCTTGGGTCATGGAAGGGGTGAAGGCCGGCATCGAGTATTGCGACAGCACCAACCTCAAGGCTGAGGCTGAACTGGTCGAGTTCTTCAAAAACGCAGGCCTGAAGGTCTACAATGCAGACCTGAATGCATTCGCCGACCACGTTCTGGCACAGTATCTGGCAAGCCCTTACGCTCAGAAATGGGACAAGGCGATGTTCGACAAAGTCGTAGCTGCTGGAAAGTAA
- a CDS encoding TRAP transporter small permease yields MRKLALFIREVLEVYIPTAAFIFLFLAFILQVFFRYVVNHPLTWTQDVIVIGFCWSVILGACYTMRRKGHVQFTMLYEAYSPKVAAVARLLGNLLIIITFAVMVVPSFKYAFFLGFQKTPVLRVSYTWIFLPFTYFLLAIIGYSIKPVLEDWKVITGKLSDSFDHSYDPLLGEVKK; encoded by the coding sequence GTGAGAAAACTAGCGTTATTTATCAGAGAGGTGCTGGAAGTCTACATTCCTACCGCCGCTTTCATCTTCTTGTTTCTGGCATTCATCCTGCAAGTATTCTTCAGGTATGTGGTCAACCATCCTCTTACTTGGACCCAGGACGTGATTGTCATCGGATTTTGCTGGTCGGTCATCCTTGGTGCCTGCTACACGATGCGTCGCAAGGGACACGTCCAGTTCACCATGCTCTATGAAGCCTACAGCCCCAAGGTTGCAGCTGTTGCACGACTGCTGGGCAATCTGCTGATCATCATCACCTTTGCAGTGATGGTAGTCCCCTCCTTCAAATACGCCTTCTTTCTGGGTTTCCAGAAAACCCCGGTCCTGCGTGTCTCCTACACCTGGATCTTTCTCCCCTTCACCTACTTCCTCCTGGCCATCATCGGCTACAGCATCAAGCCGGTCCTGGAGGACTGGAAGGTCATTACCGGAAAACTTTCCGATAGTTTCGACCACAGCTACGACCCGCTGCTCGGGGAGGTAAAGAAATGA
- a CDS encoding TRAP transporter large permease translates to MSFPLFITLLVFILIFVLRMPIALGMLASAACYLLVKGADLSLVVNQVMNTYYTNYVIIAVPLFIFTANVMNSGKVTEMIYDFALGLVGRMRGALGQVNILGSLIFSGMTGSAIADAAGLGKIEIEAMTKSGFEPEFACAITAASATIGPIFPPSIPLVIYAMLSSTSVGALFMGGMVPGVLLAIALMIYVAIVSKKRNYPRGEKIVLKTFISATVKAIPALLTPVILLVGIYTGVMTPTEAGAIAGLYAIIISVFAYKALGFKDLLNVVKDSIRDVGATSIMIGAATIISYIVAREQLAANIGNWILGITSSKWTFLFIVNVVILILGMFMDTSTIQLVFVPIMIPVANALGIDMIHFGLVVTFNMMVGLSTPPFGMLLFITSGISGTPLKDIMREILWPIIVMLIVLILITYIPEITLFLPRAAGLI, encoded by the coding sequence ATGAGTTTTCCCTTATTCATCACCCTGCTCGTATTCATCCTGATCTTCGTTCTCAGGATGCCCATCGCCTTGGGCATGCTTGCTTCAGCTGCATGTTACCTGCTGGTAAAGGGCGCAGACCTGAGCCTGGTCGTCAACCAGGTCATGAACACCTATTACACCAACTACGTCATCATCGCAGTCCCGCTCTTTATCTTTACTGCAAATGTCATGAACTCAGGGAAAGTCACCGAGATGATTTATGATTTCGCCCTTGGGCTTGTGGGAAGAATGCGGGGCGCTTTGGGACAGGTGAATATTCTCGGATCGCTGATTTTCAGCGGAATGACGGGATCGGCCATTGCCGACGCGGCAGGCCTGGGCAAAATTGAAATTGAAGCTATGACGAAAAGCGGTTTCGAACCTGAGTTTGCTTGTGCCATCACCGCAGCATCGGCGACCATCGGCCCGATCTTCCCCCCGTCCATTCCCTTGGTCATCTATGCCATGCTCTCCTCAACCTCGGTGGGAGCACTGTTCATGGGCGGCATGGTTCCAGGCGTCCTGCTTGCGATTGCCTTGATGATCTATGTAGCAATCGTTTCCAAGAAACGCAACTACCCACGCGGCGAGAAGATCGTCCTAAAAACTTTTATTTCCGCCACTGTCAAGGCGATTCCCGCCCTGTTGACTCCTGTCATCCTGCTGGTAGGCATCTATACCGGAGTCATGACCCCGACCGAGGCAGGAGCAATTGCAGGCCTGTATGCCATCATCATTTCTGTGTTCGCCTATAAGGCATTGGGCTTCAAGGATCTCTTGAATGTGGTCAAGGACTCCATCAGGGATGTGGGGGCAACCAGCATCATGATCGGAGCTGCCACCATCATCAGTTACATCGTCGCCCGTGAGCAACTAGCCGCCAACATCGGCAACTGGATATTGGGAATTACCAGCAGCAAGTGGACATTCCTCTTCATCGTAAACGTAGTCATCCTGATCCTGGGAATGTTCATGGACACCTCCACCATCCAGTTGGTCTTCGTGCCCATCATGATTCCCGTGGCCAACGCCCTGGGCATCGACATGATCCACTTCGGTTTGGTAGTCACCTTCAACATGATGGTAGGACTTTCCACCCCGCCGTTCGGTATGCTGCTCTTCATCACAAGCGGTATTTCCGGCACTCCGCTGAAGGATATCATGCGTGAAATCCTTTGGCCGATTATAGTCATGCTGATCGTCCTCATCCTGATCACCTACATCCCCGAGATCACCCTCTTCCTGCCCCGTGCAGCAGGACTTATCTAA
- a CDS encoding dihydrodipicolinate synthase family protein: protein MKTPYNGCWPTMITPFTADNKVDFPAVKALTNWYIDRGADGIFAVCQSSEMFFLSLQEKLDIAKAVVEAAEGRIKVIASGHTSDDHQQQIEELGAMSQTGVDAVVLVSNRLAKADEDSSVFNANAQDIFDQLSDVTFGLYECPYPYLRLLTDDFLAWAAKEDKLVFLKDVSCSLEIEKRRVELVKGTKLALFNANTATLLDSWIAGYHGYNGVMANFHIDIYKWMYEHFRTEPVLARKVMDFLTVAAVTEARAYPVNAKYHYDLTDVPMSLVTRSKPISLLNENARLEIQSLIRMEAEMRALLGLKL from the coding sequence ATGAAAACACCCTATAACGGCTGCTGGCCGACCATGATCACCCCCTTTACCGCCGACAACAAGGTAGACTTTCCGGCAGTGAAGGCCCTTACCAACTGGTACATCGACCGTGGCGCCGACGGAATCTTCGCCGTCTGCCAGTCCAGCGAGATGTTCTTCCTCTCGCTTCAGGAGAAGCTCGATATAGCCAAGGCGGTCGTCGAGGCAGCCGAAGGCAGGATCAAGGTCATCGCAAGCGGTCATACCAGCGATGACCATCAACAACAAATAGAAGAACTGGGAGCGATGTCCCAAACGGGAGTCGATGCCGTGGTGCTGGTCTCCAACCGACTGGCAAAAGCCGATGAAGACAGCTCTGTCTTCAACGCCAACGCCCAGGACATCTTCGACCAGCTGAGCGATGTCACCTTCGGCCTGTATGAGTGCCCGTATCCCTATCTGAGACTGCTTACCGACGACTTTCTCGCCTGGGCTGCGAAGGAGGACAAGCTGGTCTTCCTCAAGGACGTCTCCTGCTCCCTGGAAATCGAGAAGCGCCGTGTCGAGCTGGTGAAGGGAACCAAACTGGCCCTGTTCAATGCCAACACAGCTACTCTTTTGGACTCCTGGATCGCAGGCTACCATGGTTACAACGGGGTTATGGCAAACTTTCACATCGACATCTACAAGTGGATGTATGAGCACTTCAGGACAGAGCCGGTTCTTGCACGCAAGGTCATGGACTTCCTTACCGTTGCTGCAGTCACCGAAGCGCGAGCCTATCCGGTCAACGCAAAATACCACTACGACCTCACCGATGTACCGATGAGTTTGGTCACCCGCTCCAAGCCGATCTCCCTGCTCAACGAGAATGCACGTCTGGAAATCCAGAGCCTGATCAGGATGGAAGCTGAGATGCGCGCGCTTCTGGGACTCAAGCTATGA
- a CDS encoding HpcH/HpaI aldolase family protein, with the protein MNRGAEFRTRLKSGSVLGGHVFLNDPAITEALARYGYDFIWIDAEHGPFDKQNLLLHVMAANAGGAAAFVRVPGQQMQDLKYVLEMGIDGIIIPQVMDEVEARQVLELCLYPPEGTRGFGPRRAIAYNQQDLKTYLQQSRESFVRIIQIEHISAVQRIEAILSLPALDAVIIGPNDLSASIGLLGDSLNEKVLELAQRVIDAAKKAGKPVGVSIGPDERTIRIYQEMGVDFISCGDDISFLHQGAKRTFAMVGRT; encoded by the coding sequence ATGAACCGGGGAGCGGAGTTTCGCACCAGGCTGAAGTCGGGTTCGGTTCTGGGCGGACACGTATTTCTCAACGACCCTGCCATCACCGAGGCACTGGCCCGCTACGGCTACGACTTCATCTGGATCGACGCCGAACACGGGCCGTTTGACAAGCAGAACCTTCTGCTGCATGTCATGGCGGCCAATGCAGGCGGGGCCGCCGCCTTTGTGCGGGTGCCGGGCCAACAGATGCAAGACCTCAAGTATGTGTTGGAGATGGGCATCGACGGCATCATCATTCCCCAGGTAATGGACGAGGTTGAAGCCCGTCAGGTTTTGGAGCTTTGCCTGTATCCACCCGAGGGAACGAGGGGTTTCGGGCCAAGGCGTGCCATTGCCTACAACCAGCAGGACCTGAAGACATACCTTCAGCAGAGCAGGGAGAGCTTTGTGAGGATCATCCAGATCGAGCACATCAGTGCGGTACAGCGCATTGAGGCAATACTATCCCTGCCCGCCCTCGATGCGGTGATCATCGGACCGAACGACCTGTCGGCCTCCATCGGCCTGCTCGGCGACAGCCTGAACGAGAAGGTGCTTGAGCTCGCGCAGCGCGTCATCGATGCTGCGAAGAAGGCAGGAAAGCCGGTCGGAGTATCGATCGGACCCGATGAGAGGACGATCAGGATATACCAAGAGATGGGTGTGGATTTCATCAGCTGCGGGGATGACATCTCGTTTTTGCACCAGGGTGCAAAGCGAACCTTTGCCATGGTTGGAAGAACCTAG
- a CDS encoding FadR/GntR family transcriptional regulator has product MDISQFSLSRVNLSQQIADHLEEVILSSPTSKVAEKLPGEMKLAKQYNVSRPVIREALKLLQERGLITLKNGSGAYITRPENDTVMNAVNRIMQVDRIKSDDLTQMREILELSSVDRAVKCITDEQLKEMDEILSKFEDKSLPLKERVKLDEQFHIAIAQATGNELLSMFVGVLTSLLRDYMGKGILIEGGIEDAIKRHREIYQALLNRDAKAVHQAMVEHLKVSSLNVQFFDRQGATAKKQTP; this is encoded by the coding sequence ATGGATATATCACAATTCTCACTCTCACGGGTAAACCTCAGCCAACAGATTGCAGACCATCTGGAAGAGGTCATTCTCTCCTCCCCCACCAGCAAGGTGGCTGAGAAACTACCCGGTGAGATGAAGCTTGCCAAGCAGTACAACGTCAGCCGTCCGGTCATCCGGGAGGCTCTGAAACTACTGCAGGAACGGGGCTTGATTACGCTCAAGAACGGTAGTGGAGCCTATATCACCCGACCGGAAAACGATACCGTTATGAATGCCGTCAACCGCATCATGCAGGTCGACCGCATCAAGAGCGACGACCTGACTCAAATGCGTGAGATTTTGGAGCTCAGCTCCGTCGACCGGGCGGTTAAGTGCATCACCGACGAGCAGCTGAAGGAGATGGACGAAATCCTCTCCAAATTCGAGGACAAGAGCCTTCCGCTCAAGGAACGGGTCAAGCTTGACGAACAGTTCCATATCGCCATCGCCCAAGCCACCGGCAACGAGCTGCTCAGCATGTTCGTCGGCGTGCTCACCTCCCTGCTGCGCGACTACATGGGCAAGGGCATTCTCATCGAGGGCGGCATCGAGGATGCAATCAAGCGTCATCGGGAGATTTATCAGGCGTTGCTCAATCGCGATGCAAAGGCGGTCCACCAGGCGATGGTCGAACACTTGAAGGTCTCCAGCCTCAATGTCCAGTTCTTCGACCGACAGGGTGCAACAGCTAAAAAACAGACTCCTTGA
- a CDS encoding cobalamin B12-binding domain-containing protein: protein MSLLLSGIEAKLITLAQKIFDRQFELDSKLVYEMDERRKQLMFQDILYNFSFLTTAVNLQDEKIFSNYALWLFELLCNLMKDIDRDRIKDQMVDHYRILSSCADELYKDEQVDLAKSYLQRAIVVTEDAVDNIKVSEQFLQGRHVPIRRAYLSALLRSDTAQATKIIRDAEAAGIPIEEIYEDIIRMTMLEVGELWHQNKITVDKEHYCTSTTQMILSLFYPVIFSQPSKEKKIVTCCVGSELHEMGGRMVSDLFEYHGWESIFLGSAVPTNALVHAIGEHKPDLVALSVTMPQYLGLCHEAVLAIRKTYPEILIAVGGRAFSTSNRIYERWPVDIHTDLATELITWADKVVK, encoded by the coding sequence ATGAGTCTGCTTCTTTCCGGCATCGAAGCCAAGCTTATCACCCTCGCCCAAAAGATCTTCGACCGCCAGTTCGAACTCGATTCCAAACTCGTCTATGAGATGGATGAGCGGCGCAAGCAGCTGATGTTCCAGGACATCCTGTACAATTTCAGCTTCCTCACCACGGCGGTGAACCTGCAGGATGAGAAGATCTTTTCCAACTACGCCCTCTGGCTCTTCGAGTTGCTGTGTAATCTCATGAAGGACATCGACCGGGACCGCATCAAGGACCAGATGGTCGACCACTACCGCATCCTTTCATCCTGTGCCGATGAGCTTTACAAGGATGAGCAGGTCGATTTGGCAAAAAGCTACTTGCAGAGGGCCATTGTCGTCACCGAGGATGCGGTGGACAACATCAAGGTGTCCGAACAGTTTCTGCAGGGTCGGCATGTGCCGATCAGGAGGGCCTACCTGAGTGCGTTGCTGCGCAGCGACACTGCGCAGGCGACCAAAATCATCCGTGATGCAGAGGCTGCCGGTATTCCCATCGAGGAGATTTACGAGGACATCATCCGCATGACCATGCTCGAGGTCGGAGAGCTTTGGCACCAGAACAAGATTACCGTGGACAAGGAGCACTACTGCACCTCCACCACCCAGATGATTCTCTCCCTCTTCTACCCCGTCATTTTCAGCCAGCCATCCAAGGAGAAGAAGATAGTGACCTGCTGCGTGGGCAGTGAACTGCATGAGATGGGAGGCAGGATGGTCAGCGACCTCTTCGAATACCATGGATGGGAGAGCATTTTCCTCGGCTCGGCAGTTCCTACAAACGCCCTGGTGCATGCAATCGGCGAACACAAGCCCGACCTTGTCGCACTTTCGGTGACCATGCCCCAGTATCTGGGGCTCTGTCATGAGGCCGTATTGGCTATCCGCAAGACCTATCCCGAAATCTTGATAGCGGTGGGAGGCAGAGCATTCAGCACCAGCAATAGAATTTATGAGCGTTGGCCGGTGGACATCCATACCGATCTGGCCACCGAGTTGATCACCTGGGCCGATAAGGTGGTGAAGTAG
- a CDS encoding GGDEF domain-containing protein has protein sequence MSNSFFVRTTTLGVVQEAYWSDPISLAIPYKTTLAELFDEDNRRTFEKTFTSALLEKHKVFCSHVVIVEERLELCFFILSLDQDVWVLAVDYLMELPPDLQERQKHLLFKMIEQVAAMHSRFSLHNSQVVYSHFEQIQKLNNQLVNTQRELQRANKKLEALNLDLNNRLVKDPLTGLVSRYQYRSEMQRVINANPQALGLFAFIDIDAFKHVNDTYGHAVGDEYLVAFSKRLASLPFEKSTIAMRIAGDEFGLYMHELASVDDEIFSSLYRKFEVYVTERPLSTSIGELAISCSVGFAVYNRDTTNLFELIEYADWAMYQAKRGGKHGYRVFDKLLYDQRYSEQ, from the coding sequence GTGAGCAACTCCTTCTTCGTCCGCACCACAACCCTTGGCGTCGTGCAGGAAGCCTATTGGTCCGACCCGATTTCCTTGGCCATTCCTTACAAAACAACCTTGGCTGAACTGTTTGACGAGGATAATCGGAGAACATTCGAAAAGACCTTTACGTCGGCATTGCTGGAGAAACACAAGGTATTCTGCTCGCATGTAGTGATCGTCGAGGAGCGGCTTGAGCTTTGTTTTTTCATCCTCAGCCTGGACCAGGATGTATGGGTGCTCGCCGTCGATTATCTCATGGAGCTCCCCCCCGACCTACAGGAACGTCAGAAACACCTGCTCTTCAAAATGATTGAGCAGGTTGCGGCGATGCACTCCCGTTTTTCACTGCACAACTCGCAGGTGGTCTACAGTCATTTCGAGCAGATCCAGAAGCTGAACAACCAGCTGGTCAACACCCAACGGGAGCTTCAGCGGGCGAACAAGAAACTTGAAGCGTTGAATCTCGATCTGAACAACCGCCTGGTCAAGGACCCGCTGACCGGATTGGTCAGCCGCTACCAGTACCGCTCCGAGATGCAGCGTGTGATCAACGCCAATCCCCAAGCCCTCGGTCTGTTCGCCTTCATCGACATCGACGCCTTCAAGCACGTCAACGATACCTATGGGCACGCTGTAGGGGATGAGTACTTGGTTGCCTTTTCAAAACGTCTTGCATCCCTTCCATTCGAGAAATCCACTATTGCCATGCGCATCGCAGGCGACGAGTTCGGTCTCTATATGCACGAACTTGCATCCGTCGATGATGAAATCTTCTCATCACTTTACCGGAAGTTTGAAGTATATGTCACCGAGCGTCCACTCTCCACGTCCATAGGGGAGCTTGCAATCAGCTGCAGCGTCGGGTTTGCCGTCTATAACCGTGATACAACCAACCTGTTCGAGCTGATCGAGTATGCCGACTGGGCCATGTATCAGGCCAAACGCGGCGGGAAGCACGGATACCGGGTATTTGACAAGCTGCTGTACGACCAGCGATATTCCGAGCAGTAA
- a CDS encoding MerR family transcriptional regulator — MDYTIGEVAQLASISERTLRYYDELGLVCPKRDRGQLYRLYSKEDLKRLQTVLFYRELDFDLATIKAIMEDPGFSTLQALEDQRKRLLARRNRLESLLRTLETTIAEQRGERTMTDKERFEGLKRNLIEENEKKFGKEIRARYGEETVAKSNAQMMGMDEKTYNEMNELGVRLLEKLVEAEKTGDVYSPLAREVAMMHKQWLAYTWPSYNKEAHANLVRIYVDDERFNAYYLGKAAFLRDAVLACLNEE; from the coding sequence ATGGACTACACCATTGGAGAAGTCGCACAGCTTGCCTCGATTTCCGAGCGTACGTTGCGCTATTACGACGAGCTGGGCCTTGTATGTCCCAAACGGGACAGGGGGCAGCTCTATCGGCTCTATTCGAAAGAAGATTTGAAACGACTGCAGACGGTTCTCTTCTATCGGGAGCTGGACTTCGACTTGGCAACCATCAAGGCAATCATGGAAGATCCCGGGTTTTCCACCTTGCAGGCCTTGGAGGACCAGAGGAAGCGGTTGCTGGCAAGACGCAACCGCTTGGAGAGTCTGCTTCGCACCTTGGAAACAACCATCGCAGAACAGAGAGGAGAAAGAACCATGACAGACAAAGAACGATTTGAGGGATTAAAGAGAAATTTGATTGAGGAGAATGAGAAGAAGTTCGGAAAAGAGATTCGAGCACGGTATGGAGAGGAGACGGTGGCCAAGTCGAATGCACAGATGATGGGTATGGATGAGAAGACCTACAATGAGATGAACGAATTGGGCGTCCGGTTGTTGGAAAAGCTTGTCGAGGCGGAAAAAACGGGAGACGTTTACTCGCCCCTTGCCCGGGAGGTGGCCATGATGCACAAGCAATGGCTTGCCTACACCTGGCCCTCCTACAACAAGGAGGCGCATGCAAATCTGGTTCGCATATACGTCGACGATGAGCGTTTCAACGCCTACTATCTCGGAAAGGCAGCCTTCCTGCGTGACGCGGTGCTGGCTTGTCTGAATGAGGAATAA